One Rickettsiales bacterium DNA segment encodes these proteins:
- a CDS encoding DUF465 domain-containing protein has product MLESHELASEFPEFKDKIHNLKTSDAHFARLFDEYHNVTKEVERLEGVGQPTSDSYAETLKKKRLSLKDDLFHLLKSVA; this is encoded by the coding sequence ATGCTTGAATCACACGAACTTGCTTCTGAATTTCCAGAATTTAAGGATAAAATTCATAATCTAAAAACCTCTGATGCACATTTTGCTAGGCTTTTTGATGAATATCACAATGTAACTAAAGAAGTTGAAAGGCTTGAAGGTGTTGGTCAACCAACTTCTGATTCTTATGCTGAAACCCTTAAAAAGAAACGCCTCAGCCTAAAAGATGATTTATTCCATCTACTAAAATCAGTTGCTTAA
- a CDS encoding flagellar hook-length control protein FliK — protein MLNNLLTSLTSNTNGAISGVAGYGNTQANVANNANSSGTSSDGLFSQILNDVNLNNIGDVSDALIPDAQIGDGALASNNIQADLANNILSKDTAIISPEASNYISQVISNQPSIVAVDNANPIFVETPTEEVANITDLAQPKLNSLDSITKNSLPSVNQAGDGKADLSVVENIIPKNSTAKQDERILGQDNLESWAVSKKNDYLNKAIDIINNSTRNPFGLPQNALISEGQSKIQNDSGVTLNSSLYADGESLFNKHIDNTQAKISDTKSELANREINFEQNYKIASFSKGKNSIELHLEPAHLGKVNIKFDFSAEGKPAIMVLADKADTLDMLKKDSSEIQKILQDNGIKADSGSLSFNLNTGGNSQGYEAAQDNWSKNNSLFAFSLEQDFQNLDIETINDNNPSYISSAGAIYRGNLAYGMLNILV, from the coding sequence ATGCTAAATAATTTATTAACATCTCTGACTTCTAACACTAATGGTGCAATTAGTGGTGTAGCTGGTTATGGCAATACGCAGGCTAATGTTGCAAATAATGCGAATTCCAGTGGCACAAGTTCTGATGGATTATTCTCTCAGATATTAAATGATGTAAACTTAAATAATATTGGTGATGTTAGCGATGCATTAATACCTGATGCACAAATAGGTGACGGAGCTTTAGCGAGTAATAATATTCAAGCTGATTTAGCGAATAATATTCTTAGTAAAGATACTGCAATTATTTCACCTGAAGCATCTAATTATATATCTCAAGTAATTTCAAATCAGCCAAGTATAGTTGCGGTTGATAATGCAAACCCAATATTTGTAGAAACGCCAACTGAAGAAGTTGCAAATATTACAGATCTAGCACAGCCTAAATTAAACAGCCTTGATAGTATAACTAAAAATTCACTTCCATCTGTTAATCAGGCTGGTGATGGAAAAGCTGATTTATCTGTGGTTGAAAATATTATACCTAAAAATTCAACTGCAAAGCAAGATGAAAGAATTTTAGGGCAGGATAATTTGGAATCTTGGGCTGTTTCTAAAAAGAATGATTATCTTAACAAAGCTATAGATATTATAAATAATAGCACAAGAAACCCATTTGGATTACCTCAAAATGCACTTATTTCAGAGGGGCAAAGTAAGATTCAAAATGATAGTGGAGTAACATTAAATTCTTCACTTTATGCAGATGGTGAATCGCTTTTCAATAAACATATTGATAATACACAGGCAAAAATTTCAGACACTAAATCTGAGCTTGCAAATAGAGAAATAAATTTTGAGCAAAATTATAAAATTGCAAGCTTTTCAAAAGGCAAGAACTCCATTGAGCTTCATTTAGAGCCGGCACATCTTGGCAAAGTTAATATTAAATTTGATTTTAGTGCTGAGGGCAAGCCAGCAATTATGGTTCTTGCAGATAAAGCTGATACACTTGATATGTTAAAGAAGGATAGTTCGGAAATACAAAAAATCCTTCAAGACAATGGAATTAAAGCAGATTCAGGCTCTTTAAGTTTTAACTTAAATACTGGTGGAAATTCCCAAGGTTATGAAGCTGCACAAGATAATTGGTCAAAAAACAATAGCTTGTTTGCCTTCTCACTAGAGCAAGATTTTCAAAATTTAGATATTGAAACAATTAATGATAACAACCCAAGTTATATTTCTTCTGCGGGTGCAATTTATAGAGGGAATTTGGCATACGGAATGCTTAATATACTAGTATAA
- the grxB gene encoding glutaredoxin 2 — MKLYTFNHCPYCIKARMIFGLKKIPYQEITILNDDVETPTKLIGQKMVPILEKPDGSAIPESMDIVAFIDKNFGKPVILGKNNKAVSDWLEASRKYVSRLYMPRSIEVNLPEFATDSAIRYFKTKKEDMIGSFEGNISRTPELKSIAENHLEELVSLIKNESAVNGEEISEDDIHLFPTLRALTIVRGLAIPSKVLNYINNLSRNAEIELYFDKAI; from the coding sequence ATGAAACTTTACACCTTCAATCACTGCCCATATTGCATCAAGGCTAGAATGATTTTTGGGCTTAAAAAAATTCCTTATCAAGAAATTACAATCTTGAATGATGATGTTGAAACCCCAACTAAGCTAATTGGGCAGAAAATGGTGCCAATTTTGGAAAAGCCAGATGGCTCTGCAATTCCGGAATCTATGGATATTGTAGCTTTTATAGATAAAAACTTTGGAAAGCCAGTAATCCTTGGTAAAAATAATAAAGCGGTTTCTGACTGGCTTGAGGCATCAAGAAAATATGTAAGCCGGCTATATATGCCCCGCTCTATAGAGGTTAATTTACCTGAGTTTGCAACTGATTCAGCCATCAGATATTTCAAAACTAAAAAAGAGGATATGATTGGCTCTTTTGAAGGTAATATCAGTAGAACACCAGAGTTAAAATCTATAGCCGAAAATCACCTTGAGGAGTTAGTTTCACTCATCAAAAATGAAAGTGCGGTTAATGGGGAGGAAATTTCTGAAGATGATATTCATCTATTTCCAACCCTTCGAGCTTTAACGATTGTAAGAGGTTTAGCTATTCCAAGTAAAGTTTTGAATTATATAAATAATTTATCTCGCAACGCAGAGATAGAATTATATTTTGATAAAGCAATTTAG